CAGGGTACGGATAAAAATTCCGGTTTCGTTCCGTCAGGTTGGCTGGGGGGGCGGGTCGCCCAAACCGGCGGCTGTCCTCCAGTCGCTGCCCCGTCAGAAACAATTCGGCCCCGCGCTGCCGGTAAATCTCCTGCAACAGGGCCTCCGCCGTAACGGGGCCGCTATAGGCGGGTAATCCGGCGTAAACCCCAAAGGGGTCGCCGGTGGTTTGCGTGCGCACGGCGTTGATGTCGGCCACGGCCGCCGTCAGATCCCCGTTGCTCCGAACGAGGGCTTCGGCCCGGATCAGGCGCACTTCGTCGGGCAAGTACACCGGAATCGGGCGGTCGATGGCGTCAAAGAAGCCCCGCAAAGTTTTCAGGGGCTCGCCGTTAACGGTTTTGTCGGGCGTAGTCAGGTAAAAAGTCCGCCGGGCGTCGGTTGCTTCAACCAGCGTGGCCGGTAAACCGAAATTGTCGCGCGGGGCGTAGTTGGCCGAAATCTGAACCTGCTGGTACACCGGGTTCGGGCTCTGGGTGTTGTAAACGAACTGCGACCGGGCCGTCAGGTTTACGGCATTGGCCGCCGTCAGGGCCGCGGTATAGTTACCCGCGACCAGGTTGTACCGCGCCCGGTACGCCTGAATGGTATTGATCAGGTCGAAATCGGGTCCGGCCACCTGCGATGTAAACACGGTCGAAGGAGGTGTGGCCGTTACCAGTGCCAGGGCTTCGTCCAGCAACCGGATGGCTTCGGCCACGGCGGCTTTGCGGTCCGAAAATGTCGCCTGCCCGGTGCGGTTGGTCTGGAGCGGCAGTTGTTCAAAAGCCGTAGCGAGTCCGCCCAGCGCCATTGCCTTAAACAGGTTGGCGTGGGCCAGGACACCGCTGCGCAAAGCGGGTTCGCCCGCCAGAACCGTTGGCGCGTTGGCTTGCAGGTCTTCAGCCATGCCCATCACCCGCAGCAGCCGCAGCCAGAGGCTCAGCACGTTGCCGTTGAAGGTGGGCAGGCCCGTCCCGCCCGCTTCCAGTTCCAGAATGTTGGTAAAGGTGGTGATTCCCTTCACTTCCCGGGCGGTGGTGCCAGTTGTCAGAATAAGCGATTCCAGGCCGGAGGTGGAGTAAAACTGCCGCATCCCGATGCTGAGGGTAATCATGCCGTCGCGGGTGTTGAGTACCTGTTCGTCGGTCGGGCCGTTGGGGTTGGTCACGTCGAGCTTACAACCCGCCAGTGACAGGGCGGCTATGAGGAAAAAAAGTCGTGTCAAGTTCATAAGGTATCAAATGAGTTGAAGGAAACAAAGCCCGCACCGGCTAGGTGCGGCTTGCCCCGGAAAACCGGTATCAGAAGGTTGCGTTGATGCCCACCGTGAGCGTTCGCGGAATGGGCACCTCCACGAAGTCGAACCCGCGCACGGCGTTGGACTGACCAGCCGCGTTGGTTTCCGGGTCGTACCCGCTGTAGTTGTCGATCGACAGCAGGTTACGCCCGGCAACGCTGAACCGCACGTTGCGGAAGCCCCAGAACTTCGGCGCGACGGTATAGGCCGCCGAGAGTTCCCGGAGTTTTATAAACGAACCGTCTTCAATCCAGTTCTCGAAAATGCTGAACAGGGCGGCACTCGTTCCTTTCGGCACCTCCCCGCGCAGTTCGGGTTCGTAACCGGCCAGACCGCCGTAAAGGTCGCGGTCGCCCACGCGTCTGGTGAAGTTAAACACGTCAAAATTCTGCATGGCGTCCCACTGCATCCGGAACGACCAACGCGAACCCACCGCTACCTCGTTGATGAGCGAATAGATCGAAGCCGGGTTCGGGTTGCCGATCACCTTGCTCAGAATCGTGCCGCTCGGCTGGCCGTCGGCCCCCCGCTGCACGGTATAGGTTCCGTTTGGCCCCTGAATACCGCGTTCGCGCTGCGGCAAACCGCCCGGCGTCAGCAACAGACTTCCGTCGGGGTTGCGGGCAAAAAACGTTGCGTAAAAGGCGCCCAGGGCATACCCGTTGACAGCCGCCACCTGACCGAAGCCCCCGGCGAAGGGCAGTACGCCGTTGCCTTCCACGCCATCGGTCACGTTTTTGTTGTGGGTGTAGGTCGCCGTGATGTTCCAGCGCACCTTTTTGGTTTCCAGCGGAATGGCGCGCACCAGCACTTCAAAGCCGCGGTTGGTCATCGTACCGATGTTAACAAACCGGTTGTTGTACCCCGTACTCGGCGAAAGCGTACGGTTCAGAATCAGGTCTTTCACCTGCTTGTTGTAGTACGTAAATTCCACGCCGATGCGGTTTTTCGCCAGGCTGAAATCCGTGCCGATTTCGAGTTCGGTCTGTCGCTCGGGTTTTACGCTGAAATTTCCCAACTGAGCAGGTGCCAGATAGCCCACCAGCCCGCCCACCGTAACGGGGGAATAATTGGTAAATCGGTCGTAAGGCCCGATGGCCGTCAGGTTACCCGCCTGCCCCCAGGCCGCCCGGATTTTAAAGTCCGGTAATACCGTTGCCAGCGACGAACCCTTCCAGAACGACTCTTCCGAAATTACGTAGGAACCGCTGAGTTTGGGGTAAAACTGCCAGCGGTTGTCCACCCCGTACACCGAGGCCGCATCAAACCGTCCGGCCGCCGTCACGAAAAACCGGTTGAAAAGCCCAAAGGTCTGCTGCGCAAAAACCCCGATAAAGCTCCGCTCGGTCCGGGTTTCACCCGCGACGATGTTGGCTCCGTTGTTGATGGTCTGGCCGAAAACGCCCAGTTGCTGCGCCGTGATGTTCGTAACAAAACTGCGGTCGTACTGCACGGTCGCGCCGACGCCCGTGGTGGATTTCAGCCATTCGGTGGGGCTGGCCTGGTAGCGGATGTTCAGGTCGTTGTTGAGTTGCAAAACGGCGGCTTCGCTTTTGCGGGAATACCCGGCGTTGTAGGAAGGCGTTGTGTTGTTGGGCGGAATGTAGCCCGTGGCCAGCTGCGAGTACGTATCGACCCCAAACGTAAAGTCGATGCCCAGACCCGGCAGGGGGGTCAGGTTTAGCTGCGCATCGCCGATGAACCGGCTGGTCCGCTGGCGAAAATCAAACCGGGCGATGGCTTCGAGCGGGTTGGTCCGGCGGAGCAGGGCCGTGGGCGCCGTGGAAGGATAAGCTCCCGTGACGGGGTCTGGCTGGGGGTTGATGAAGTTGTTGCTGAAAATAAAACCGGTCAGCGCCCCGTAAGCTTCGTTCAGCCCGCCGTTGGGAATCTCGCGGCTGCTGCTGTAGGTGTAGGCCGAACCGATGCTCAGGGTAGCCCATTTGGTCAGCGTCTGCTGAATGCGCATCCGGCTCGACGCCCGGCTAAACTCCGCCCCCCGGACGATGCCCTGGTTGGCAAACAGTGAACCGGAGAAAAAATACTGCGTCGTGGGCGTGCCCCCCGACACCGACAGGTATTGTTCGTGCCCGGTGGCCGTCCGGAAAATATCCTTCTGCAAATCGTAACGCGTTACCGGCGTCTGGGTCTGGTCGGTCACGGTGGTGTTGGTAAACACGGCGGGGTACTGGTTGTACGGCAGCGTTTTCCGGATGTCGCTCAGGCGAAACTGGGTCGAAAAATTTACAGTCGGCCGGCCCTCCTGCCCGCGTTTGGTAAAAATCTGCACCACCCCGTTGTTGGCCCGCGACCCGTAGATAGCCGCTGCGGCCGCGCCCTTGATGATTTCGATGCGTTCAATGTCGTTCGGGTTGATGTCGACCAGCCGGTTCTGCGAATACCCCCCCAGGTCGATCAGCTCCCGCGAATCGTTGTTGATAATCACGCCGTCGACGATGTACAGCGGATCGGACGAGCCGACGATGGTGCTCGGCCCGCGCAAGCGGACGCTGATGCCCCCGGCCGGGTTCCCGGAGTTCTGGGTAATCTGGGCCCCCGAAACCTTCCCGGCCAGCGCCTGGTCAATCGAGGTGGCGGCTGACAGTTGAAGGTCTTTGGCCTGCACGGTTGCGATGGTATTTCCGAGTTGCTTCCGGCTGGTGGCCCCGGACGTTCCCGTGACGACCACCTCATCCAGCCCCAGGGCGTCTTCCGAAAGACTGACGTTGGTGGTCACGGTCGTTGGCGGCCCCAGCGTAACGCGCTGGCTTTGCGTCTGGTAGCCCACTGAGCTAATCTGAAGCGTATAGGTTCCGGGCGACAGGGTGGCCGTGAAGCGGTATTCGCCGTTGAGTTGGGTAATGCCCCCGAAAGACGTTCCGGGAATCCCGACGGACGCACCTGGCATGGGCTTTCCGTCGGCTTTGGAAGTAATGGTCCCCTGAAAGGTGTAGGCCGTGCCCTGAGCCCGGATTTCCCGGCCAGCGAGCAACGAAAAAATGAAGAGTAGCCTGACGAAACTACTTCGGCAACGTAAGAAAGGTATTTTCATAGCATGTTGATAAAAACGGATAAAAAGCCCAAAATGGCCTTCCTGCTAGTAAGTAAGGGAATTAAAGAGAAATAAAAAATCGTTTTGCAGCAGTTTTGCCGTTTAAAATTTGGCAAAAACCAAACAACACCAACAAACCCAGCCCTGATGGGCTGGGTTTGTTGGATACAGTGCAGAGCTAAGTACTTCGTTGAGAAGGGAATGGCGCCGGTTTAGTTACCCTGAAGCACAGCTTCGTAAAACTTGTCCAGAATGAGTCCCCGCAAATTCAGGGCGGGTTTGCCGTATGTTTTTCCGTCATCCGGATACACCCGGTTGGTCAGGCAGATGTAGACCATGTTGTAGCGGGGATCGACCCAGACGTAGGTGCCCGTGTAGCCGCTGTGGCCGTAAGCCTGGGCGGACGGATACGGTTTGGTGACGGGTTTTGTGGCGCGGGCAAAGCCATAGCCCCGGCCGCTTGCCGCCGATTGCTCCGCCGTAAAAAGGGTTATCGTCGCGGGGTCGATGTAGCCCACCCCGCCGTACGTTCCCTTGTTGAGGTACATCTGGTACAGAATCGCCAGATCGTTGGCGGTACCGAAAAGCCCGGCATGGCCTTCAACGCCCCCGGCCATGGCCGCGCCCGGATCGTTAACGTACCCTTGAACCCGCATGTTGCGGAACCAGTTGTCGTTCTCGGTCGTGGGAACAA
This Larkinella insperata DNA region includes the following protein-coding sequences:
- a CDS encoding RagB/SusD family nutrient uptake outer membrane protein, producing MNLTRLFFLIAALSLAGCKLDVTNPNGPTDEQVLNTRDGMITLSIGMRQFYSTSGLESLILTTGTTAREVKGITTFTNILELEAGGTGLPTFNGNVLSLWLRLLRVMGMAEDLQANAPTVLAGEPALRSGVLAHANLFKAMALGGLATAFEQLPLQTNRTGQATFSDRKAAVAEAIRLLDEALALVTATPPSTVFTSQVAGPDFDLINTIQAYRARYNLVAGNYTAALTAANAVNLTARSQFVYNTQSPNPVYQQVQISANYAPRDNFGLPATLVEATDARRTFYLTTPDKTVNGEPLKTLRGFFDAIDRPIPVYLPDEVRLIRAEALVRSNGDLTAAVADINAVRTQTTGDPFGVYAGLPAYSGPVTAEALLQEIYRQRGAELFLTGQRLEDSRRFGRPAPPANLTERNRNFYPYPDQERLTNPNTPADPVV
- a CDS encoding SusC/RagA family TonB-linked outer membrane protein; the encoded protein is MKIPFLRCRSSFVRLLFIFSLLAGREIRAQGTAYTFQGTITSKADGKPMPGASVGIPGTSFGGITQLNGEYRFTATLSPGTYTLQISSVGYQTQSQRVTLGPPTTVTTNVSLSEDALGLDEVVVTGTSGATSRKQLGNTIATVQAKDLQLSAATSIDQALAGKVSGAQITQNSGNPAGGISVRLRGPSTIVGSSDPLYIVDGVIINNDSRELIDLGGYSQNRLVDINPNDIERIEIIKGAAAAAIYGSRANNGVVQIFTKRGQEGRPTVNFSTQFRLSDIRKTLPYNQYPAVFTNTTVTDQTQTPVTRYDLQKDIFRTATGHEQYLSVSGGTPTTQYFFSGSLFANQGIVRGAEFSRASSRMRIQQTLTKWATLSIGSAYTYSSSREIPNGGLNEAYGALTGFIFSNNFINPQPDPVTGAYPSTAPTALLRRTNPLEAIARFDFRQRTSRFIGDAQLNLTPLPGLGIDFTFGVDTYSQLATGYIPPNNTTPSYNAGYSRKSEAAVLQLNNDLNIRYQASPTEWLKSTTGVGATVQYDRSFVTNITAQQLGVFGQTINNGANIVAGETRTERSFIGVFAQQTFGLFNRFFVTAAGRFDAASVYGVDNRWQFYPKLSGSYVISEESFWKGSSLATVLPDFKIRAAWGQAGNLTAIGPYDRFTNYSPVTVGGLVGYLAPAQLGNFSVKPERQTELEIGTDFSLAKNRIGVEFTYYNKQVKDLILNRTLSPSTGYNNRFVNIGTMTNRGFEVLVRAIPLETKKVRWNITATYTHNKNVTDGVEGNGVLPFAGGFGQVAAVNGYALGAFYATFFARNPDGSLLLTPGGLPQRERGIQGPNGTYTVQRGADGQPSGTILSKVIGNPNPASIYSLINEVAVGSRWSFRMQWDAMQNFDVFNFTRRVGDRDLYGGLAGYEPELRGEVPKGTSAALFSIFENWIEDGSFIKLRELSAAYTVAPKFWGFRNVRFSVAGRNLLSIDNYSGYDPETNAAGQSNAVRGFDFVEVPIPRTLTVGINATF